The following coding sequences are from one Syngnathus acus chromosome 12, fSynAcu1.2, whole genome shotgun sequence window:
- the arid6 gene encoding AT-rich interaction domain 6 isoform X3, whose amino-acid sequence MFKTVRDLGGYHQVTSQQLWKQVYNSLGGNPRSTSAATCTRRHYEKLLLAYECHLKGMQMNVVSPHVVEHYRYHGYGLEEDIEARALKRKMMSLPMHHQNHPNLQPGPPHPVFPLQLPHPNCYHSGGAMLPPYVPMSPSMMTPHSPQTGPPPKFTFPAYAPAQTERVRPLDHLRFLAEQYKSSSGLSEPLNLSIKAESQRMDGNPKSSFSPPMASKNPKFLNMPSSLYTRLHSQVARKDGAKKPDQAVEVGAAPYLTRAREDFVVDLTSSSSPEFDSTLTTRADGRTCFTKQSPTEYQVQDEGPAAKKPNIQPCPPPGNHGKMEIEIPLSVFRNWLRTYGPPGATYDPKQLPRLLQEVSQQNKYLHPGQVFFHPDFHRRSIEDLRVPDKKEPSPNILTPTIRHIPSQNHFTTFAMPLKASAVPEASRFSQPEVTMSSSGLKPPSYWEASAKDKQAPRSPSPVPRDLSVTTSHQRDGEPNRRKAAEAKNSLMNSSSAASMLHLTSEEVMKLKKIISNST is encoded by the exons ATGTTCAAGACAGTCAGAGACTTGGGGGGTTATCACCAG GTGACGTCTCAACAGCTTTGGAAGCAGGTCTACAACTCGCTAGGAGGGAACCCTCGCAGCACCAGCGCCGCCACCTGCACCCGCCGCCATTACGAGAA ACTGCTGCTGGCCTACGAGTGCCACCTGAAGGGAATGCAGATGAACGTGGTGTCGCCGCATGTGGTCGAGCACTACCGTTACCACGGCTACGGCTTGGAGGAGGACATCGAGGCAAGGGCGCTCAAACGCAAGATGATGTCACTGCCCATGCACCATCAG AATCATCCCAACCTCCAGCCAGGTCCTCCTCACCCCGTCTTTCCTCTCCAACTGCCACATCCCAACTGCTATCACTCAGGCGGCGCTATGCTGCCGCCTTACGTTCCCATGTCACCTTCCATGATGACCCCACACAGCCCTCAGACGGGCCCCCCGCCCAAATTCACCTTCCCCGCCTACGCTCCGGCTCAGACGGAACGAGTGAGGCCTTTGGACCACTTGCGCTTCCTGGCCGAGCAGTACAAGTCGTCGTCGGGACTGAGCGAGCCTCTCAATCTGAGTATTAAAGCTGAGAGTCAGAGGATGGATGGGAATCCAAAATCGTCCTTCTCCCCACCCATGGCCAGCAAGAACCCAAAGTTTCTCAACATGCCCTCTTCGCTGTACACGCGGCTGCACTCGCAGGTAGCGAGGAAGGACGGCGCCAAGAAGCCGGACCAGGCAGTGGAGGTTGGAGCCGCGCCGTACCTCACCAGGGCCAGGGAGGACTTTGTGGTGGACCTCACCTCCAGCAGTAGTCCAGAGTTTGACAGCACCCTGACAACGAGGGCCGACGGTCGCACCTGCTTCACCAAGCAGAGTCCGACAGAGTACCAAGTGCAAGACGAGGGTCCAGCGGCAAAGAAACCAAACATCCAGCCTTGCCCGCCTCCCGGAAACCACGGAAAAATGGAGATCGAGATCCCCCTGTCCGTGTTCCGCAATTGGCTGCGGACCTACGGCCCCCCGGGCGCGACTTACGACCCCAAGCAGCTACCTCGCCTCTTGCAGGAGGTGTCGCAACAGAACAAGTACCTGCACCCGGGACAGGTTTTCTTTCACCCCGACTTCCATCGGCGGAGCATCGAAGACCTCAGGGTGCCGGACAAAAAGGAGCCAAGTCCAAACATCCTGACACCCACAATTCGCCACATCCCCAGCCAAAATCATTTCACCACCTTCGCAATGCCTTTGAAAGCCAGCGCCGTTCCGGAGGCTTCTCGGTTTTCCCAGCCAGAAGTGACGATGTCATCGAGCGGCCTCAAACCGCCGTCTTATTGGGAGGCCTCCGCTAAAGACAAACAAGCGCCCAGGAGCCCCAGTCCGGTTCCGCGCGATCTCTCGGTAACAACGAGCCATCAGAGAGACGGCGAGCCCAATCGGCGGAAGGCGGCGGAGGCAAAGAACTCACTGATGAATTCCAGCTCGGCCGCCTCCATGCTGCACCTCACTAGCGAGGAGGTGATGAAGCTCAAGAAAATCATCTCCAACTCCACGTGA
- the arid6 gene encoding AT-rich interaction domain 6 isoform X1 has protein sequence MEMAHRAKAQLGVPEELMGMTEEAFLTNLYLFMKKRDTPIERIPHLGFKQIDLFVMFKTVRDLGGYHQVTSQQLWKQVYNSLGGNPRSTSAATCTRRHYEKLLLAYECHLKGMQMNVVSPHVVEHYRYHGYGLEEDIEARALKRKMMSLPMHHQNHPNLQPGPPHPVFPLQLPHPNCYHSGGAMLPPYVPMSPSMMTPHSPQTGPPPKFTFPAYAPAQTERVRPLDHLRFLAEQYKSSSGLSEPLNLSIKAESQRMDGNPKSSFSPPMASKNPKFLNMPSSLYTRLHSQVARKDGAKKPDQAVEVGAAPYLTRAREDFVVDLTSSSSPEFDSTLTTRADGRTCFTKQSPTEYQVQDEGPAAKKPNIQPCPPPGNHGKMEIEIPLSVFRNWLRTYGPPGATYDPKQLPRLLQEVSQQNKYLHPGQVFFHPDFHRRSIEDLRVPDKKEPSPNILTPTIRHIPSQNHFTTFAMPLKASAVPEASRFSQPEVTMSSSGLKPPSYWEASAKDKQAPRSPSPVPRDLSVTTSHQRDGEPNRRKAAEAKNSLMNSSSAASMLHLTSEEVMKLKKIISNST, from the exons ATGGAAATG GCACATAGAGCCAAGGCTCAGCTGGGGGTCCCAGAGGAGTTGATGGGCATGACCGAGGAGGCCTTTCTGACCAATCTCTACCTTTTCATGAAGAAGCGAGACACACCCATCGAGAGGATCCCTCATCTGGGCTTCAAACAAA TCGATCTATTTGTGATGTTCAAGACAGTCAGAGACTTGGGGGGTTATCACCAG GTGACGTCTCAACAGCTTTGGAAGCAGGTCTACAACTCGCTAGGAGGGAACCCTCGCAGCACCAGCGCCGCCACCTGCACCCGCCGCCATTACGAGAA ACTGCTGCTGGCCTACGAGTGCCACCTGAAGGGAATGCAGATGAACGTGGTGTCGCCGCATGTGGTCGAGCACTACCGTTACCACGGCTACGGCTTGGAGGAGGACATCGAGGCAAGGGCGCTCAAACGCAAGATGATGTCACTGCCCATGCACCATCAG AATCATCCCAACCTCCAGCCAGGTCCTCCTCACCCCGTCTTTCCTCTCCAACTGCCACATCCCAACTGCTATCACTCAGGCGGCGCTATGCTGCCGCCTTACGTTCCCATGTCACCTTCCATGATGACCCCACACAGCCCTCAGACGGGCCCCCCGCCCAAATTCACCTTCCCCGCCTACGCTCCGGCTCAGACGGAACGAGTGAGGCCTTTGGACCACTTGCGCTTCCTGGCCGAGCAGTACAAGTCGTCGTCGGGACTGAGCGAGCCTCTCAATCTGAGTATTAAAGCTGAGAGTCAGAGGATGGATGGGAATCCAAAATCGTCCTTCTCCCCACCCATGGCCAGCAAGAACCCAAAGTTTCTCAACATGCCCTCTTCGCTGTACACGCGGCTGCACTCGCAGGTAGCGAGGAAGGACGGCGCCAAGAAGCCGGACCAGGCAGTGGAGGTTGGAGCCGCGCCGTACCTCACCAGGGCCAGGGAGGACTTTGTGGTGGACCTCACCTCCAGCAGTAGTCCAGAGTTTGACAGCACCCTGACAACGAGGGCCGACGGTCGCACCTGCTTCACCAAGCAGAGTCCGACAGAGTACCAAGTGCAAGACGAGGGTCCAGCGGCAAAGAAACCAAACATCCAGCCTTGCCCGCCTCCCGGAAACCACGGAAAAATGGAGATCGAGATCCCCCTGTCCGTGTTCCGCAATTGGCTGCGGACCTACGGCCCCCCGGGCGCGACTTACGACCCCAAGCAGCTACCTCGCCTCTTGCAGGAGGTGTCGCAACAGAACAAGTACCTGCACCCGGGACAGGTTTTCTTTCACCCCGACTTCCATCGGCGGAGCATCGAAGACCTCAGGGTGCCGGACAAAAAGGAGCCAAGTCCAAACATCCTGACACCCACAATTCGCCACATCCCCAGCCAAAATCATTTCACCACCTTCGCAATGCCTTTGAAAGCCAGCGCCGTTCCGGAGGCTTCTCGGTTTTCCCAGCCAGAAGTGACGATGTCATCGAGCGGCCTCAAACCGCCGTCTTATTGGGAGGCCTCCGCTAAAGACAAACAAGCGCCCAGGAGCCCCAGTCCGGTTCCGCGCGATCTCTCGGTAACAACGAGCCATCAGAGAGACGGCGAGCCCAATCGGCGGAAGGCGGCGGAGGCAAAGAACTCACTGATGAATTCCAGCTCGGCCGCCTCCATGCTGCACCTCACTAGCGAGGAGGTGATGAAGCTCAAGAAAATCATCTCCAACTCCACGTGA
- the arid6 gene encoding AT-rich interaction domain 6 isoform X2 — translation MGMTEEAFLTNLYLFMKKRDTPIERIPHLGFKQIDLFVMFKTVRDLGGYHQVTSQQLWKQVYNSLGGNPRSTSAATCTRRHYEKLLLAYECHLKGMQMNVVSPHVVEHYRYHGYGLEEDIEARALKRKMMSLPMHHQNHPNLQPGPPHPVFPLQLPHPNCYHSGGAMLPPYVPMSPSMMTPHSPQTGPPPKFTFPAYAPAQTERVRPLDHLRFLAEQYKSSSGLSEPLNLSIKAESQRMDGNPKSSFSPPMASKNPKFLNMPSSLYTRLHSQVARKDGAKKPDQAVEVGAAPYLTRAREDFVVDLTSSSSPEFDSTLTTRADGRTCFTKQSPTEYQVQDEGPAAKKPNIQPCPPPGNHGKMEIEIPLSVFRNWLRTYGPPGATYDPKQLPRLLQEVSQQNKYLHPGQVFFHPDFHRRSIEDLRVPDKKEPSPNILTPTIRHIPSQNHFTTFAMPLKASAVPEASRFSQPEVTMSSSGLKPPSYWEASAKDKQAPRSPSPVPRDLSVTTSHQRDGEPNRRKAAEAKNSLMNSSSAASMLHLTSEEVMKLKKIISNST, via the exons ATGGGCATGACCGAGGAGGCCTTTCTGACCAATCTCTACCTTTTCATGAAGAAGCGAGACACACCCATCGAGAGGATCCCTCATCTGGGCTTCAAACAAA TCGATCTATTTGTGATGTTCAAGACAGTCAGAGACTTGGGGGGTTATCACCAG GTGACGTCTCAACAGCTTTGGAAGCAGGTCTACAACTCGCTAGGAGGGAACCCTCGCAGCACCAGCGCCGCCACCTGCACCCGCCGCCATTACGAGAA ACTGCTGCTGGCCTACGAGTGCCACCTGAAGGGAATGCAGATGAACGTGGTGTCGCCGCATGTGGTCGAGCACTACCGTTACCACGGCTACGGCTTGGAGGAGGACATCGAGGCAAGGGCGCTCAAACGCAAGATGATGTCACTGCCCATGCACCATCAG AATCATCCCAACCTCCAGCCAGGTCCTCCTCACCCCGTCTTTCCTCTCCAACTGCCACATCCCAACTGCTATCACTCAGGCGGCGCTATGCTGCCGCCTTACGTTCCCATGTCACCTTCCATGATGACCCCACACAGCCCTCAGACGGGCCCCCCGCCCAAATTCACCTTCCCCGCCTACGCTCCGGCTCAGACGGAACGAGTGAGGCCTTTGGACCACTTGCGCTTCCTGGCCGAGCAGTACAAGTCGTCGTCGGGACTGAGCGAGCCTCTCAATCTGAGTATTAAAGCTGAGAGTCAGAGGATGGATGGGAATCCAAAATCGTCCTTCTCCCCACCCATGGCCAGCAAGAACCCAAAGTTTCTCAACATGCCCTCTTCGCTGTACACGCGGCTGCACTCGCAGGTAGCGAGGAAGGACGGCGCCAAGAAGCCGGACCAGGCAGTGGAGGTTGGAGCCGCGCCGTACCTCACCAGGGCCAGGGAGGACTTTGTGGTGGACCTCACCTCCAGCAGTAGTCCAGAGTTTGACAGCACCCTGACAACGAGGGCCGACGGTCGCACCTGCTTCACCAAGCAGAGTCCGACAGAGTACCAAGTGCAAGACGAGGGTCCAGCGGCAAAGAAACCAAACATCCAGCCTTGCCCGCCTCCCGGAAACCACGGAAAAATGGAGATCGAGATCCCCCTGTCCGTGTTCCGCAATTGGCTGCGGACCTACGGCCCCCCGGGCGCGACTTACGACCCCAAGCAGCTACCTCGCCTCTTGCAGGAGGTGTCGCAACAGAACAAGTACCTGCACCCGGGACAGGTTTTCTTTCACCCCGACTTCCATCGGCGGAGCATCGAAGACCTCAGGGTGCCGGACAAAAAGGAGCCAAGTCCAAACATCCTGACACCCACAATTCGCCACATCCCCAGCCAAAATCATTTCACCACCTTCGCAATGCCTTTGAAAGCCAGCGCCGTTCCGGAGGCTTCTCGGTTTTCCCAGCCAGAAGTGACGATGTCATCGAGCGGCCTCAAACCGCCGTCTTATTGGGAGGCCTCCGCTAAAGACAAACAAGCGCCCAGGAGCCCCAGTCCGGTTCCGCGCGATCTCTCGGTAACAACGAGCCATCAGAGAGACGGCGAGCCCAATCGGCGGAAGGCGGCGGAGGCAAAGAACTCACTGATGAATTCCAGCTCGGCCGCCTCCATGCTGCACCTCACTAGCGAGGAGGTGATGAAGCTCAAGAAAATCATCTCCAACTCCACGTGA